The Helianthus annuus cultivar XRQ/B chromosome 16, HanXRQr2.0-SUNRISE, whole genome shotgun sequence genome includes a window with the following:
- the LOC110915143 gene encoding 2-oxoglutarate and iron-dependent oxygenase domain-containing protein CP2 isoform X2: MDQSTPFNDRLVLNPTHDHMADKYDDLDTEFEPQLFSSLERHLPRHLLDASRDTKHERMQQILRRYSTKEECHRRQGLEKYRQKIASDYQRIFRDPYTLNPKIFFQPTFLEAFRAKGKNLVTSIRSIMSEPVPGVYTFNMLNLNFCEKLIYEVKHFEAWARNTDSSILRPNTGNEDGVSLDDIGMKATLNKLMEDYISLISRVLFPDVGGCSLDSRHGYVLQYGKDKAIKEVSDLHVDDSEVTLHVCLGNQFAGGELVFGGQRCKDHVNGGTHIEKDLLPVGGQAIIHRGCRLYGAKPIKFGHRYNFLMWFKSSVFRELQAHDKGFKDFCDECQSQKSARRNEWVAAKKRELGL, translated from the exons ATGGACCAATCGACTCCGTTTAACGACCGTCTCGTATTGAATCCAACTCACGATCACATGGCCGATAAGTACGACGATCTTGATACAGAGTTTGAACCTCAGCTTTTCAGTTCTCTAGAGCGACATTTGCCCCGGCATCTTCTAGATGCTTCCAGAGACACGAAGCATGAGCGCATGCAGCAAATTCTACGTCGTTATTCGACCAAAGAAGAATGTCATCGA CGGCAGGGGCTCGAAAAATACAGGCAAAAAATTGCATCCGATTATCAG CGTATATTCCGAGACCCATATACGTTGAATCCTAAAATATTCTTCCAGCCGACATTTTTAGAGGCCTTCAGAGCCAAGGGAAAGAATCTCGTAACAAGTATTAGAAGCATAATGTCTGAACCCGTACCGGGAGTCTATACATTTAACATGCTGAATCTGAATTTCTGTGAAAAGTTAATATACGAG GTGAAACATTTCGAAGCGTGGGCCCGCAACACGGACTCTAGCATCTTGCGCCCGAATACAGGGAATGAAGACGGTGTTTCTCTTGATGACATTGGCATGAAAGCCACACTTAATAAGCTGATGGAAGATTACATAAGCCTTATTTCAAGAg TTTTGTTTCCTGATGTTGGAGGATGTTCTCTTGATTCCCGTCATGGGTATGTACTTCAATATGGAAAGGATAAAGCTATTAAAGAGG TTTCAGATTTGCATGTGGATGACTCAGAAGTAACCTTACATGTATGTTTGGGCAATCAGTTTGCTGGTGGGGAGTTGGTTTTCGGAGGTCAACGGTGTAAGGACCATGTGAATGGTGGAACACATATTGAGAAG GATCTCTTACCTGTCGGGGGACAAGCAATTATTCACCGTGGTTGTCGACTATATGGTGCGAAACCCATCAAATTCGGACATAGATATAACTTTTTGATGTGGTTCAAAAG TTCTGTATTTAGAGAGCTGCAAGCACATGATAAAGGATTTAAAGACTTTTGTGATGAATGTCAAAGCCAGAAGAGTGCAAGGCGTAATGAGTGGGTGGCTGCGAAGAAAAGG GAGTTGGGCTTGTAG
- the LOC110915143 gene encoding 2-oxoglutarate and iron-dependent oxygenase domain-containing protein CP2 isoform X1: protein MDQSTPFNDRLVLNPTHDHMADKYDDLDTEFEPQLFSSLERHLPRHLLDASRDTKHERMQQILRRYSTKEECHRRQGLEKYRQKIASDYQRIFRDPYTLNPKIFFQPTFLEAFRAKGKNLVTSIRSIMSEPVPGVYTFNMLNLNFCEKLIYEVKHFEAWARNTDSSILRPNTGNEDGVSLDDIGMKATLNKLMEDYISLISRVLFPDVGGCSLDSRHGYVLQYGKDKAIKEVVSDLHVDDSEVTLHVCLGNQFAGGELVFGGQRCKDHVNGGTHIEKDLLPVGGQAIIHRGCRLYGAKPIKFGHRYNFLMWFKSSVFRELQAHDKGFKDFCDECQSQKSARRNEWVAAKKRELGL from the exons ATGGACCAATCGACTCCGTTTAACGACCGTCTCGTATTGAATCCAACTCACGATCACATGGCCGATAAGTACGACGATCTTGATACAGAGTTTGAACCTCAGCTTTTCAGTTCTCTAGAGCGACATTTGCCCCGGCATCTTCTAGATGCTTCCAGAGACACGAAGCATGAGCGCATGCAGCAAATTCTACGTCGTTATTCGACCAAAGAAGAATGTCATCGA CGGCAGGGGCTCGAAAAATACAGGCAAAAAATTGCATCCGATTATCAG CGTATATTCCGAGACCCATATACGTTGAATCCTAAAATATTCTTCCAGCCGACATTTTTAGAGGCCTTCAGAGCCAAGGGAAAGAATCTCGTAACAAGTATTAGAAGCATAATGTCTGAACCCGTACCGGGAGTCTATACATTTAACATGCTGAATCTGAATTTCTGTGAAAAGTTAATATACGAG GTGAAACATTTCGAAGCGTGGGCCCGCAACACGGACTCTAGCATCTTGCGCCCGAATACAGGGAATGAAGACGGTGTTTCTCTTGATGACATTGGCATGAAAGCCACACTTAATAAGCTGATGGAAGATTACATAAGCCTTATTTCAAGAg TTTTGTTTCCTGATGTTGGAGGATGTTCTCTTGATTCCCGTCATGGGTATGTACTTCAATATGGAAAGGATAAAGCTATTAAAGAGG TAGTTTCAGATTTGCATGTGGATGACTCAGAAGTAACCTTACATGTATGTTTGGGCAATCAGTTTGCTGGTGGGGAGTTGGTTTTCGGAGGTCAACGGTGTAAGGACCATGTGAATGGTGGAACACATATTGAGAAG GATCTCTTACCTGTCGGGGGACAAGCAATTATTCACCGTGGTTGTCGACTATATGGTGCGAAACCCATCAAATTCGGACATAGATATAACTTTTTGATGTGGTTCAAAAG TTCTGTATTTAGAGAGCTGCAAGCACATGATAAAGGATTTAAAGACTTTTGTGATGAATGTCAAAGCCAGAAGAGTGCAAGGCGTAATGAGTGGGTGGCTGCGAAGAAAAGG GAGTTGGGCTTGTAG
- the LOC110915143 gene encoding 2-oxoglutarate and iron-dependent oxygenase domain-containing protein CP2 isoform X3, whose translation MDQSTPFNDRLVLNPTHDHMADKYDDLDTEFEPQLFSSLERHLPRHLLDASRDTKHERMQQILRRYSTKEECHRRQGLEKYRQKIASDYQRIFRDPYTLNPKIFFQPTFLEAFRAKGKNLVTSIRSIMSEPVPGVYTFNMLNLNFCEKLIYEVKHFEAWARNTDSSILRPNTGNEDGVSLDDIGMKATLNKLMEDYISLISRVLFPDVGGCSLDSRHGYVLQYGKDKAIKEDLHVDDSEVTLHVCLGNQFAGGELVFGGQRCKDHVNGGTHIEKDLLPVGGQAIIHRGCRLYGAKPIKFGHRYNFLMWFKSSVFRELQAHDKGFKDFCDECQSQKSARRNEWVAAKKRELGL comes from the exons ATGGACCAATCGACTCCGTTTAACGACCGTCTCGTATTGAATCCAACTCACGATCACATGGCCGATAAGTACGACGATCTTGATACAGAGTTTGAACCTCAGCTTTTCAGTTCTCTAGAGCGACATTTGCCCCGGCATCTTCTAGATGCTTCCAGAGACACGAAGCATGAGCGCATGCAGCAAATTCTACGTCGTTATTCGACCAAAGAAGAATGTCATCGA CGGCAGGGGCTCGAAAAATACAGGCAAAAAATTGCATCCGATTATCAG CGTATATTCCGAGACCCATATACGTTGAATCCTAAAATATTCTTCCAGCCGACATTTTTAGAGGCCTTCAGAGCCAAGGGAAAGAATCTCGTAACAAGTATTAGAAGCATAATGTCTGAACCCGTACCGGGAGTCTATACATTTAACATGCTGAATCTGAATTTCTGTGAAAAGTTAATATACGAG GTGAAACATTTCGAAGCGTGGGCCCGCAACACGGACTCTAGCATCTTGCGCCCGAATACAGGGAATGAAGACGGTGTTTCTCTTGATGACATTGGCATGAAAGCCACACTTAATAAGCTGATGGAAGATTACATAAGCCTTATTTCAAGAg TTTTGTTTCCTGATGTTGGAGGATGTTCTCTTGATTCCCGTCATGGGTATGTACTTCAATATGGAAAGGATAAAGCTATTAAAGAGG ATTTGCATGTGGATGACTCAGAAGTAACCTTACATGTATGTTTGGGCAATCAGTTTGCTGGTGGGGAGTTGGTTTTCGGAGGTCAACGGTGTAAGGACCATGTGAATGGTGGAACACATATTGAGAAG GATCTCTTACCTGTCGGGGGACAAGCAATTATTCACCGTGGTTGTCGACTATATGGTGCGAAACCCATCAAATTCGGACATAGATATAACTTTTTGATGTGGTTCAAAAG TTCTGTATTTAGAGAGCTGCAAGCACATGATAAAGGATTTAAAGACTTTTGTGATGAATGTCAAAGCCAGAAGAGTGCAAGGCGTAATGAGTGGGTGGCTGCGAAGAAAAGG GAGTTGGGCTTGTAG
- the LOC110915143 gene encoding 2-oxoglutarate and iron-dependent oxygenase domain-containing protein ICU11 isoform X4, with amino-acid sequence MDQSTPFNDRLVLNPTHDHMADKYDDLDTEFEPQLFSSLERHLPRHLLDASRDTKHERMQQILRRYSTKEECHRRQGLEKYRQKIASDYQVKHFEAWARNTDSSILRPNTGNEDGVSLDDIGMKATLNKLMEDYISLISRVLFPDVGGCSLDSRHGYVLQYGKDKAIKEVVSDLHVDDSEVTLHVCLGNQFAGGELVFGGQRCKDHVNGGTHIEKDLLPVGGQAIIHRGCRLYGAKPIKFGHRYNFLMWFKSSVFRELQAHDKGFKDFCDECQSQKSARRNEWVAAKKRELGL; translated from the exons ATGGACCAATCGACTCCGTTTAACGACCGTCTCGTATTGAATCCAACTCACGATCACATGGCCGATAAGTACGACGATCTTGATACAGAGTTTGAACCTCAGCTTTTCAGTTCTCTAGAGCGACATTTGCCCCGGCATCTTCTAGATGCTTCCAGAGACACGAAGCATGAGCGCATGCAGCAAATTCTACGTCGTTATTCGACCAAAGAAGAATGTCATCGA CGGCAGGGGCTCGAAAAATACAGGCAAAAAATTGCATCCGATTATCAG GTGAAACATTTCGAAGCGTGGGCCCGCAACACGGACTCTAGCATCTTGCGCCCGAATACAGGGAATGAAGACGGTGTTTCTCTTGATGACATTGGCATGAAAGCCACACTTAATAAGCTGATGGAAGATTACATAAGCCTTATTTCAAGAg TTTTGTTTCCTGATGTTGGAGGATGTTCTCTTGATTCCCGTCATGGGTATGTACTTCAATATGGAAAGGATAAAGCTATTAAAGAGG TAGTTTCAGATTTGCATGTGGATGACTCAGAAGTAACCTTACATGTATGTTTGGGCAATCAGTTTGCTGGTGGGGAGTTGGTTTTCGGAGGTCAACGGTGTAAGGACCATGTGAATGGTGGAACACATATTGAGAAG GATCTCTTACCTGTCGGGGGACAAGCAATTATTCACCGTGGTTGTCGACTATATGGTGCGAAACCCATCAAATTCGGACATAGATATAACTTTTTGATGTGGTTCAAAAG TTCTGTATTTAGAGAGCTGCAAGCACATGATAAAGGATTTAAAGACTTTTGTGATGAATGTCAAAGCCAGAAGAGTGCAAGGCGTAATGAGTGGGTGGCTGCGAAGAAAAGG GAGTTGGGCTTGTAG
- the LOC110915142 gene encoding 2-oxoglutarate and iron-dependent oxygenase domain-containing protein CP2 isoform X2, protein MDQPTPFNDRLVLAPTHDHMADKYDDLDTEFEPQLFSSLERHLPRHLLDASRDTKHERMQQILRRYSTKEECHRRQGLEKYRQKIASDYQRIFRDPYTLNPKIFFQPTFLEAFRAKGKNLVTSIRSIMSEPVPGVYTFNMLNLNFCEKLIHEVKHFDAWARNTDSSILRPNTGNGYGVSLDDIGMKATLDKLMEDYISLISRVLFPDVGGCSLDSRHGYVLQYGKDKAIKEVSDLHVDDSEVTLHVCLGNQFAGGELVFGGQRCKDHVNDGTHIEKEFDYLLPVGGQAIIHRGCRLYGAKPIKFGHRYNFLMWFKSSVFRELQAHDKGFKDFCDECQSQKSARRNEWVAAKKRELGL, encoded by the exons ATGGACCAACCGACTCCGTTTAACGACCGTCTCGTATTGGCTCCAACTCACGATCACATGGCCGATAAGTACGACGATCTTGATACAGAGTTTGAACCTCAGCTTTTCAGTTCTCTAGAGCGACATTTGCCCCGGCATCTTCTAGATGCTTCCAGAGACACGAAGCATGAGCGCATGCAGCAAATTCTACGTCGTTATTCGACCAAAGAAGAATGTCATCGA CGGCAGGGGCTCGAAAAATACAGGCAAAAAATTGCATCTGACTATCAG CGTATATTCCGAGACCCGTATACGTTGAATCCTAAAATATTCTTCCAGCCGACATTTTTAGAGGCCTTCAGAGCCAAGGGAAAGAATCTCGTAACAAGTATTAGAAGCATAATGTCTGAACCCGTACCGGGAGTCTATACATTTAACATGCTGAATCTGAATTTCTGTGAAAAGTTAATACACGAG GTGAAACATTTCGATGCGTGGGCCCGCAACACGGACTCTAGCATCTTGCGCCCGAATACAGGGAATGGATACGGTGTTTCTCTTGATGACATTGGCATGAAAGCCACACTTGATAAGTTGATGGAAGATTACATAAGCCTTATTTCAAGAG TTTTGTTTCCTGATGTTGGAGGATGTTCTCTTGATTCCCGTCATGGGTATGTACTTCAATATGGAAAGGATAAAGCTATTAAAGAGG TTTCAGATTTGCATGTGGATGACTCAGAAGTAACCTTACATGTATGTTTGGGCAATCAGTTTGCTGGTGGGGAGTTGGTTTTCGGAGGTCAACGGTGTAAGGATCATGTGAATGATGGAACACATATTGAGAAG GAATTCGACTATCTCTTACCTGTCGGCGGACAAGCAATTATTCACCGTGGTTGTCGACTATATGGTGCGAAACCCATCAAATTCGGACATAGATATAACTTTTTGATGTGGTTCAAAAG TTCTGTATTTAGAGAGCTGCAAGCACATGATAAAGGATTTAAAGACTTTTGTGATGAATGTCAAAGCCAGAAGAGTGCAAGGCGTAATGAGTGGGTGGCTGCGAAGAAAAGG GAGTTGGGCTTGTAG
- the LOC110915142 gene encoding 2-oxoglutarate and iron-dependent oxygenase domain-containing protein CP2 isoform X3, protein MDQPTPFNDRLVLAPTHDHMADKYDDLDTEFEPQLFSSLERHLPRHLLDASRDTKHERMQQILRRYSTKEECHRRQGLEKYRQKIASDYQRIFRDPYTLNPKIFFQPTFLEAFRAKGKNLVTSIRSIMSEPVPGVYTFNMLNLNFCEKLIHEVKHFDAWARNTDSSILRPNTGNGYGVSLDDIGMKATLDKLMEDYISLISRVLFPDVGGCSLDSRHGYVLQYGKDKAIKEDLHVDDSEVTLHVCLGNQFAGGELVFGGQRCKDHVNDGTHIEKEFDYLLPVGGQAIIHRGCRLYGAKPIKFGHRYNFLMWFKSSVFRELQAHDKGFKDFCDECQSQKSARRNEWVAAKKRELGL, encoded by the exons ATGGACCAACCGACTCCGTTTAACGACCGTCTCGTATTGGCTCCAACTCACGATCACATGGCCGATAAGTACGACGATCTTGATACAGAGTTTGAACCTCAGCTTTTCAGTTCTCTAGAGCGACATTTGCCCCGGCATCTTCTAGATGCTTCCAGAGACACGAAGCATGAGCGCATGCAGCAAATTCTACGTCGTTATTCGACCAAAGAAGAATGTCATCGA CGGCAGGGGCTCGAAAAATACAGGCAAAAAATTGCATCTGACTATCAG CGTATATTCCGAGACCCGTATACGTTGAATCCTAAAATATTCTTCCAGCCGACATTTTTAGAGGCCTTCAGAGCCAAGGGAAAGAATCTCGTAACAAGTATTAGAAGCATAATGTCTGAACCCGTACCGGGAGTCTATACATTTAACATGCTGAATCTGAATTTCTGTGAAAAGTTAATACACGAG GTGAAACATTTCGATGCGTGGGCCCGCAACACGGACTCTAGCATCTTGCGCCCGAATACAGGGAATGGATACGGTGTTTCTCTTGATGACATTGGCATGAAAGCCACACTTGATAAGTTGATGGAAGATTACATAAGCCTTATTTCAAGAG TTTTGTTTCCTGATGTTGGAGGATGTTCTCTTGATTCCCGTCATGGGTATGTACTTCAATATGGAAAGGATAAAGCTATTAAAGAGG ATTTGCATGTGGATGACTCAGAAGTAACCTTACATGTATGTTTGGGCAATCAGTTTGCTGGTGGGGAGTTGGTTTTCGGAGGTCAACGGTGTAAGGATCATGTGAATGATGGAACACATATTGAGAAG GAATTCGACTATCTCTTACCTGTCGGCGGACAAGCAATTATTCACCGTGGTTGTCGACTATATGGTGCGAAACCCATCAAATTCGGACATAGATATAACTTTTTGATGTGGTTCAAAAG TTCTGTATTTAGAGAGCTGCAAGCACATGATAAAGGATTTAAAGACTTTTGTGATGAATGTCAAAGCCAGAAGAGTGCAAGGCGTAATGAGTGGGTGGCTGCGAAGAAAAGG GAGTTGGGCTTGTAG
- the LOC110915142 gene encoding 2-oxoglutarate and iron-dependent oxygenase domain-containing protein CP2 isoform X1: MDQPTPFNDRLVLAPTHDHMADKYDDLDTEFEPQLFSSLERHLPRHLLDASRDTKHERMQQILRRYSTKEECHRRQGLEKYRQKIASDYQRIFRDPYTLNPKIFFQPTFLEAFRAKGKNLVTSIRSIMSEPVPGVYTFNMLNLNFCEKLIHEVKHFDAWARNTDSSILRPNTGNGYGVSLDDIGMKATLDKLMEDYISLISRVLFPDVGGCSLDSRHGYVLQYGKDKAIKEVVSDLHVDDSEVTLHVCLGNQFAGGELVFGGQRCKDHVNDGTHIEKEFDYLLPVGGQAIIHRGCRLYGAKPIKFGHRYNFLMWFKSSVFRELQAHDKGFKDFCDECQSQKSARRNEWVAAKKRELGL; the protein is encoded by the exons ATGGACCAACCGACTCCGTTTAACGACCGTCTCGTATTGGCTCCAACTCACGATCACATGGCCGATAAGTACGACGATCTTGATACAGAGTTTGAACCTCAGCTTTTCAGTTCTCTAGAGCGACATTTGCCCCGGCATCTTCTAGATGCTTCCAGAGACACGAAGCATGAGCGCATGCAGCAAATTCTACGTCGTTATTCGACCAAAGAAGAATGTCATCGA CGGCAGGGGCTCGAAAAATACAGGCAAAAAATTGCATCTGACTATCAG CGTATATTCCGAGACCCGTATACGTTGAATCCTAAAATATTCTTCCAGCCGACATTTTTAGAGGCCTTCAGAGCCAAGGGAAAGAATCTCGTAACAAGTATTAGAAGCATAATGTCTGAACCCGTACCGGGAGTCTATACATTTAACATGCTGAATCTGAATTTCTGTGAAAAGTTAATACACGAG GTGAAACATTTCGATGCGTGGGCCCGCAACACGGACTCTAGCATCTTGCGCCCGAATACAGGGAATGGATACGGTGTTTCTCTTGATGACATTGGCATGAAAGCCACACTTGATAAGTTGATGGAAGATTACATAAGCCTTATTTCAAGAG TTTTGTTTCCTGATGTTGGAGGATGTTCTCTTGATTCCCGTCATGGGTATGTACTTCAATATGGAAAGGATAAAGCTATTAAAGAGG tAGTTTCAGATTTGCATGTGGATGACTCAGAAGTAACCTTACATGTATGTTTGGGCAATCAGTTTGCTGGTGGGGAGTTGGTTTTCGGAGGTCAACGGTGTAAGGATCATGTGAATGATGGAACACATATTGAGAAG GAATTCGACTATCTCTTACCTGTCGGCGGACAAGCAATTATTCACCGTGGTTGTCGACTATATGGTGCGAAACCCATCAAATTCGGACATAGATATAACTTTTTGATGTGGTTCAAAAG TTCTGTATTTAGAGAGCTGCAAGCACATGATAAAGGATTTAAAGACTTTTGTGATGAATGTCAAAGCCAGAAGAGTGCAAGGCGTAATGAGTGGGTGGCTGCGAAGAAAAGG GAGTTGGGCTTGTAG